Sequence from the Salinicoccus sp. RF5 genome:
TTATTGCCGCCATACGCAGGGTCTGAGTAGACACCTTCAATTGTTGCGTTTCTGAGCAATGAAAAGAAGGTTTCGGGTCTTACTCCTCTAATCTCCACATCTCCGGATTCAAAACTTCGGAGAAGCTCATCCTGGGCTCCGCCATCCAGGTCGGCGAATGCTGTATCATGCTCCTCCATGCTGAGTTCCTGTAGACGACGCAGGCCGGCAAGAAAGACTTCTCCCCTATTCAGTTTTGCCTGAAATCCGTGTGTGTCTGAAGTGGGCTCGAAAGGCCCGTAGGAATAGTCCTGGCTGTTCTGTCCCCAGAACCCGTACATCTGTCGATCGATGAAATAGGGCACACCCAGTGCGATGGCGCCCGGGCCGTTATCATCTTCAGGATAGATACGTTCTGTAGCAGCCGCCAATGTTTCAAAATCCTCACTCCGGCTAAAGAAGGTCCGTGCTTCCATACTTTCGTTTTGAGCCTCGTCTTCTGAAGTAGACTCCTCTGAAACTTCCGGATCATCGTCAGTAAGCATCTGTGACTGGTTCATGAATACGCCGCCCAATAAAGAGCCTCCGAGAATACCGCCAGTGAAAACACCGGTGGTTTTCAGAAAATCACGCCTTGAGAACTGTTTCTCTTCTCCAATATCAGCCATTATCTCCCCTCCAATAATATAAGGTATAAATACAATTTTAACTTTTTAGAAAATTTAGTCAAATATTTATGGAAGATAACATTATATTGTTTGCAAGGAAGGAAATTATTTGTATATGCTCTTGTGAATGGCAATGGAAGCAGAACTTTTTGAGTAAGGAAAGTAAAGTGTTCTTAATCAAGTTGAATTCAAAAAAACGGCAGTAGAATACATTCTACTGCCGGGACTGTCATTAGGTTCTGCTGGTTTTATGGTACATGCTGCTGTTCTTTACTATAGATCCCTTTCGTCCATGCCTGCTTTCTTCTGCTCCTGATACTCCCGCTCTTTCCTGTTGATATATTCCCTCATGTGATGTTTATTGGGTGTGATTGTGAGGCCAAGATATTTTCTCTCTTCATTGACCTCCTTATAGAATGAAATCATCATGATGATGACGAAGCTGAAAGGCAAGGCTGCTATGATGGCTGCAGACTGAAGGGCCTCTAGCCCTGTGTCTCCGGGCCGAGCTCCACTATTGAAGGGGCCTTATCGGCAATTTCGATGCCAGTGACACCAAATACGGTAAACCAGATGAGGCCGATGGTAGTCGGAACGATAAGAAGTGCCATGATGAATTCACGTACTGTTCTTCCTTTTGACATCTGGGCCATGAAGATTCCCAAGAAGGGACTCCAGCTCAACCAGCAAACCCAATAGTAGATTGTCCAGTCTTGCAGCCAGTTATTCTTATGCTCGCTCAAAGGTGCGGCATCAAGGATCCGTGAGACAAATGTATTGATGTACTCGCCGGCAGCATGTTCAATATCAGTATTGTTGGTTCCAATATGAGGGCTGCCAAAAGAAATACAGCCGCAAGTACCATATTAAGGTTGCTCAAATACCTGATTCCTTTAGTTAGATCGCGCATATACTGGCGAGGAACAAGACCGTGCCCACAGCTATGGGGACGCCCTGCATCGTCAGGTTGAAGGGGGAAGCACAATTTGGATTTCCACTCATTGAAGATATGTGCTATCTCATGACGCGTTATTTAAGCGTTACACTTTATTTATAGATACTCATATGAAGGGGTTTATAGAGTAACGCATGGAGTTATAAATTAAAATGGGAAAGGGCCTTTCAAAGATATTATGCCCACGGGAAAGTCCCCCATGGGCATAATGCTGACCATTATTTCTTCGGTTGATCAAATAGACGATATAGGTTTTCACAGGCTTTGGCTCCAGCAATATCCTTTTCGGTCAGTTCCTTTTTGGAGAAAGTCGTCCAGGATACTGTGACTGTAGTGTGGTTGATTGTTATTCCTGGATGATGCTGAACCCCTTCAGCATAGATGCTTATTTTTTCTGTGAAATCGATGCCATCCAAATACTTGGCAAATTTATATTTCTTGCTTATCTTTTCTTCTTCGAGTGTCCAGCCATCCAGTTTCTCCACTTCGGATTTTACATCTGACATACCTCCACCCCCTTCAATATTGCATAGTGGTATTCCTTTACCCGGAAATGGCTGTTGCCAATCCAGAGTAGAAGTTCTTCCCATTAGCGGGAGCTTCCGGTCATTCCTTCAATTTATATCCTCTTCATGTACGACTCCATGTGCACTGCTGGAACGCGGGTGGTCCTTCGTCAACGCAAGGAAAAGCGACCATATCATGAATATGATGATGAGCGAGAAAGGCAGGGCGGCGATGATCAGCAGGTTCTGTATCGCTTGTGTACCTCCGGTATAGATCATAATCAGGGCGAATGCTGAAAGGATGATTCCCCAGATGATTTTCACAACGCCGCTTGGCAGGTTGCTGCCGTTTGTGGTGAGCATTCCAATGACATATGTTGCCGAGTCGGCAGAAGTAATGAAGAATACCGCAATGACAACGAGTGTCAGCAAGCTTAATATGAAGCCCAATGGATACTGTTCAAGCATGGCAAATGTGGCAGTTTCTGTGGCATATGAAGCGATGTCCGCAACACCTTCGACCTGCAGGTTTATCGCAGAGGCACCAAATACCGCGAAGAATATGAAGCATACGAGTGTGGGCGCAAAAAGCACGCCCAGAATGAACTCCTTGATCGTCCTCCCTTTGGATACCCGGGCGATGAAGATGCCGACGAATGGAGCCCAGGAGACCCACCATGCCCAGTAGAAGATTGTCCATCCCTGAATCCAGGAAAAAGCCTCCGTATCATTCATGGGCAGACGCAGACTCATATCAAAGAAGTTTGCAATATAGCTTCCGAGAGAACTGGTAAACATATTAAGGATATAGAGCGTCGGACCGACCAGGAAAAGGCCGACCAGGACGATGACGGCGATGACCATGTTGAAGTTGCTGAGCATCTTGATGCCTCTGTTGATGCCAGACCATGTGGACCATGTGAAAAGCAGAGTGGCCACTGCAATGATGAGGAACTGGATCAGAAAGTTTGCAGGCACACCGAACAGGAAGTTGAAGCCCTGATTGATCTGGAGCGCCCCGAAACCGAGTGTCGCAGCGACGCCCGTGACGGTCGCGATGACTGCCAGGACATCGATGAGGATGCCAAGAGGGCCCCTCATCCGTTTTTCGCCAAACAACGGCGTCAAAGTTGAACTTACCAGCCCTTTATATCCTTTATGGAAGTTGAAGTAGGCGAACACCAGGGCTACAATGCCGTAGACTGCCCACGCGTGGATACCCCAGTGGAAGAAAGAGAATTGCATTGCCTGGTCGATTGCATCCTGGGTGCCAGGTTCCGCTATTGGGGAAGCACTGAATGCATGACTGATCGGCTCGGCTGTCGTCCAGAAGACAAGGCCGATCCCCATACCTGCACTGAAGAGCATCGCAAACCAGGAATGCAATGAAAATTCCGGGTCTTCCCCTTCCTTGCCCAATGTGATGCTGCTGAACCTGGAGAAGAGCAGATAGATGCAGACGAATAGTATTGCCAGTATCAGCAACAGATAATACCAGCTGAAATTCTTGGAAATGAGGGTAGTTATGTACTGCGTGGATGCTTCCATACTTTCGGGGATTATCGCTCCGACCCCTACAAACAGGATGCAGAAAGCGAGAGCCAACCAGAACACCAGTGTGATGGATTTTTTTGCTTGCATAGTGACCACTCCTATATAAAACGTGATATGAATTACCTATACCCAATTCAGGGCATAAGATTACACAGCTTCAAATGCAGCTGTGATTATAATGATGCCGGCTGTAAATGATACTATAGATGGGAGATTTCCCCCACCCCTTATACAGTAATAATAGAAATTCATCACTTGCTTTAATGTTGTGGATTACGCAGTGAATTTCCCGGGAAATGAAGAAGACCTACAGCATATAAGTGCTGTAGGTCTTTCGATTATTCTATCAGTCCGGCTTCCTCCAAGTAATCTTCTGCCACGACATAAGGGTCTTCCCCTTCAACGCCTACCCTGTAGTTCATCTCCTGCATTTCCTCATTGCTGATCATACCGCCGAGCTTATTCAATGGTTCGACGATTTCAGGGTGTTCATCAAGGAATGACTCTTTGAAGAGTGGTGCACCCTGATAAGGAGGGAAGACATTCCGATCGTCTTCCAGGATGACCATGTCGAACTGCCTCAGTTCCGCATCAGTGGAATAGGCATCTACCAGATTGATGTCCCCGCCTTCTACTGCCTGGTAACGAAGGCTCGGTTCCATAGTCCTGATATTGTCAAAATCCAGGTTATAGGCTTCCTGGATCGCTGGCCAGCCGTCTTCACGGTCGTTGAATTCCAAAGTGAATCCAGGATCGATCTCATCTTCGATGCTCCGAAGATCTCCAATGGTTTCAAGATTATTCTCTTCTGCGAATTCACGCTTCACTGCAAGTGTATAGGTGTTGTTGTATTCCATCGGTTCGAGCAGCGTCATGTCGAACTGTTCTTCAAGACTGCTGTTGGCCTGTTCGTACACAGTTTCTTCCTCTTTGGAATCCAGCTCCTCTTTTGTCAGTTCGCCGATGACCGTTCCTGTAAATTCTAGGTATCCGTCTATGTCGTCAGACCTCAGTGCATTGAACAGGAAGGATGTTTTGCCAAGGCCATCTTCGACTTCCACCGAATAATCAGTCTCCTCTTCGATGAGGATTTTATACATGTTCGTAATGATGGAAGGTTCGGTTCCAAGCTTTCCTGCGATTGTTATCGTATCATCCCTCTGTGTGAGGAGTGGAGCGGCCGAAATCACCAGCATCGCCACGAGTATGGTGCCGAGGGTGAATATGATTTTCTTATATGAAAGGTTCTGTATCACCCGGAGCGCTATATCGAAGAAGATGGCGAGCAATGCTGCCGGTATGGCACCCAGGATGATGAGTGATGTATTATTCCGGTCGATTCCAAGAAGAATCAGGTCGCCGAGGCCCCCGGCTCCGATGAGTGCAGCAAGTGTCGCGGTACCGATGATCAGTACCATCGCTGTGCGTATGCCGGCCATGATGACGGGCATCGCAATCGGCAGCTCGACTTTGGTCAATCGACGCATCGGTTTCATGCCGATTCCTCTGGCAGCTTCAACGAGTGAATCATCAACTTCGTCTATGCCGGTAAAGGTGTTCCTCAAAATCGGCAGCAGTGCATAGATGATCAATGCGATGATGGCAGGTACCTTGCCGATGCCGAACAACGGAATCATCAGACCGAGCAGCGCAAGTGAAGGGATGGTCTGGAGCACTGCTGCTATATTTATGACAATCTCGGATAACTTTTTAGTTTTGGTCAGCATGATGCCGAGGGGCACACCGATGATGACCGCGATAAGCAATGCGATGAAGGAGATCTGAATATGTTCAATCAGTGTGGTGAGCAGTTCGCCCTTTCTTGCATTCAAAGTTTCGAAGAATGTATTCATCACGCATCACCCCGCTGACTGGTATCCAGGTATTTGAAGACATCCGCATGCTTCAATACCTTTCGCTCGCCGTTCTCATTGATGATGATGCCTTCGTGTTCCGATAAGTATTTATAGATGTCCTGTATGGAAGCCTCATGGGAGACTTGAGGGTAGTCGACCTGTTCACCAGGCTGAAGGGCAGGATGGTCTTTGACGATGTCTCCAACCGTCACCTGCTGCATTCTGTATGATTCAAGATCACCGATGAATTCCCTGACAAAATCGTTCTTCGGATTGGTCATGAATCCTTCAGGCGTATCAATCTGTTCGACATGGCCTTCCTTGAGGAGGCAGATGCGGTCTCCAAGCTTCAGTGCCTCCTGTATGTCATGTGTCACGAATACAATCGTCTTCTGTATCTTTTTCTGAAGGTCTGCGAGATCGTCCTGGAGCCTCTCGCGGCTGATTGGATCGAGTGCACTGAATGGTTCATCCATGAGTATGACGGGCGGGTCGGCAGCAAGTGCCCGTATAACGCCGATACGCTGCTGTTGTCCTCCGGAAAGTTCGGCGGGCACGCGGTTCTTATACTGGTCCGGTTCCAGTCCCACCATAGTAAGGAGTTCATCGACCCGTTCGTCGATATCCCCATCCGCCCATTTCTTCATCTGCGGCACTTGTGCAATATTCTCTTTGATGCTCATATGCGGAAAGAGTGCAATCTGCTGGAGGACATAGCCGATATCCCAGCGCATTTCATATACAGGGTAGTCGCTGATCGGTCTGTCCTTGAAGTAGATATAGCCTTCACTCAGTGGAATGAGGCGGTTGATCATCTTCAACGTCGTCGTCTTGCCGCACCCTGAAGGGCCGATGAGGACGAAGATCTCCCCTTCTTTGATTTCAAAGCTCACATCATCCACGGCAACCTTATCACCATAGCGTTTTGTCACATTCTTGAATTTGATCATATTTAATCTCCTAGTTGGATGTATTAACTGTAATTATAGAGAAAGAATCAGGCAATGAAAACACTTTCAATTTTAAAGGTGCGCTTGTTTGACGACACCCGGCCTTCGGCTTAAGATTGAAGTGATCAGACGAAACATTATTTGAAAGGGTGGGTTCATGATTACAGAAAAGGATCGTAAATATTTGAAAAGGTGCATCGAATTGGCTCGGGAAGCATTGGAAAAAGGAAATGCACCGTTCGGCTCCATACTTGTATCACAAAATGGTGAAGTGCTCTTTGAAGATCACAACCGTACTTCTGGAGGGGACAATACACAGCACCCGGAATTCGCGATTGCCCGGTGGACTGCCAATAACATGCAGGAAACGGATCGTCTTCATGCGACCGTGTACACTTCAGGCGAGCATTGCTCCATGTGCGCTTCCGCCCACGCTTTGGCAGGTCTGGGCCGCATCGTCTATGCCAGTTCAACCAGACAGTTGAAGGAATGGCAGGAAGAAATGGATGCTGCCCCGGGCCGGTTGAAAGGACTTTCGATTCAGGAAGTGGTGAATGATATTGAAGTGGATGGACCGGACGAATTCCTGTCTGAAGAAGTGAAGGAATTGCAGTTCGCCTATCTTGAGTCTCAGAAAGAATCCAGGTAGATCATATGTCTTTGGGATAGACTACAGTGCCGTCGGCTTCGATGATCGGCACTGCCCCCCATTTCCCCAGTTCATGGCCGATCACATCATGGTCATCTCTGGAGTTGGTGATGATGTGCTGCACATCCCAATCATTTGCAGCGAGCCAGTTGCTTATGATCAGGCGGTGGCAGCGTGCAGGGTGCCTTTCTGAACACATGTAGACAGTGGTTTTTTCCTTGGCTTGGGCTTTCAGCACTTCAATCCCTTCTTTGAATTCTTCTGTAAGCGTGTAGTCTGCATAGTTGTGGAAGGAACGGTTATTCCAGCCGCTGTTCAAATCACTGCCCACAACTCCAGATGTGCCCCTCCGTCCGCCAAGCATGGGAAAATGTATATACTCAATCTTTTCCTTGCCGAGCCATTCCTTCATCTGGTCACCATTGAAATGTGGATATTTCCTGCTGTAGGGAAAGGCGCGTACATCTGATACATACTGGATTTCAGCCATTTTCAGCATATCAAGGAATTGTTCTTTCGTATTGCTTGAATGACCTATGGTGTATATCTTCATCTGTACCATTCCAATCTTTAGTGTTGTCCATTGCTTACAGGCTGCAAAAACGATTCCCCTGTCATTCGACAGGGGAATTATTTTTGATTCTTTGACCTTTCATGAGCAGTGGAATTGCAAGTGCACCAGCGCCTGCCGCAAGGGCATACCATTTTGTCGCGGATCTGGACGAAGCACTTCTATTCTTTCTGGAAGTCGAGGACCGTCTTTCCCCGACCTCGCTTGATTCATCATCCATTTCCTTTCCCGGATTTTCAATACGGTCCTTCTGGGGTTCGACCCTTTCTTCATCTTCTTTTTCTTCACCCATGCCTTTGACGATTTTGAGAAGCACGTTCAGCCCTTCTATGATGTGGGGATCTTTCAGTGCACCGAGAAGCCCGCTATAGCCGGCAGGCTTCTTTTCATGTTCATACTCGGCCGCTCTGGCAATCCCGCTGTTGAATTTAAGTACGATGGGCTCGATCTGTTCCATATTGATCGTACCAAGCAGCTGGAACATCAGCAGCATATTCTTCATGGACTGGGGCGTGTCTGACTCATCTATCGCTGTGACGATCCGATTGATGACCTTATCACTCTGACCGAGGGCGCTGTTCACCATATTGAGTACTTCACGATCTTTCATCTTATCTGCAATATCGAGTACATCCTGCAGTGTGTCCTTGTGTTCAAGGAGCAGGTTCTCAAGTTCCCTGAGTTCCTGCTGATGCTTCACTTCCGGGTCGATTTTCATCTTATGGATGACTTTTGTCGCTTTAGCCATTATTTATTCGCCCTTCTTTCTTTGACAAGGTCACCTGGGAATATATAGTCATCCCTTGCCCATTTTTCTTCGACACGAACGCCGATCTGCGGCTGACGATTGCCGTTTCGATGGTTGATCCTCGGCAGTGGGTTATCACCCTTCGGTTCGAGCACTTCCATCTTCACAGAAACTTCCTTGTAGGCAGGTGTATCGGTATCCTTGTCGGAATGGGAGCTCGTCAAGTAGTTGATGGCACCCTCACCGTTCGAGTTCATCGGCAGGTACAGCTGGTTGCCGAAGACCCTGTCAGTGACGACACAACGTACTTTGACGCTTCCGTATGGCGATGTGAGGCGTACTTTTGTACCGTCTTCGAGACCGCGTTCCTTGGCAAGATCTGTCGATACTTCGAGGAATACTTCAGGTGTCCTCTCGGTGATGCCTTCGGATTTGTATGTCATGTTGCCTTCATGGAAGTGTTCAAGCAGTCGTCCATTGTTGACATGAAGATCATACTCTTCCTTGAATTCCAGCGGTTTCGTCCATTCCACCGGCCACAGTCGGGCTTTGCCTCCAGGAAGTGGGAATTCCTTTTCGAAAAGCAGAGGTGTATCTGTACCATCTGCTGCCACCGGCCATTGGAGACTGTCATATCCTTCAAGGCGGTCGTAGCTGACTCCTGCAAACATTGGTGTGAGGGCAGCTGCCTCATCCATGATTTCACTTGGATGCGTGTAGTTCCATCCAGCTCCCATGCGGTTGGCGATTTCCATGATGATCTGCCAATCCGGCTTGGAGTCGCCGAGCGGATCCATGACCTTATAGAGGCGTTGGAAGCGGCGTTCCGTATTTACGAATGTGCCGTCCTTCTCCAGGCTTGGGCTGGCCGGGAGCACTACATCTGCATACTCACATGTTTTGGAGAAGAATATATCCTGAACTACGAAGAACTTCAGTTTTTCATATGCAGAATGGACATGGTTGAGGTTTGAATCGACGATGCCCATGTCCTCCCCTTTAAGATAGAGGACTTCCAGATCACCTTCATGTATGGCTTCAACCATTTCATGGTTATTGAGACCTTTGCTTGTCGGTATTTCCGTTCCCCAACCTTCTTCGAAACGTGCACGGACTTCATCATCCGATACGAACTGGTAACCTGGGAAGCGGTCGGGCATGCTGCCAAAATCGCTTGCTCCCTGTACGTTGTTGTGGCCCCGGAGCGGATAGGCGCCTGCGCCCGGTTTCATGTAGTTGCCGGTTACGAGCAGGAGGTTGGAAATTGCTGTACTTGTATCACTGCCTCCTCCATGCTGTGTAACACCCATGGCCCAAAGGATTGAAGTCGTTTTTGCTTCATGTATGGAAGTGGCAATTTCAATCAGATGCTCCTTGGACATGCCCGTCACTTCGGAAGCATAGTCCAGTGTATATTTATCGAGGCTTGCAAAGTATTCTTCAACATCGTTTACATGGTCGCGGAGGAATGACTCATCATGCCAGCCCTGGTCTATGATGTATTTGGTCACTGCAGAAAGCCATATAAGGTCACTGCCTGGTGCTGGTCTGACGAATAGGTCGGCACGGTTGGCAAGTTCATGTTCACGCAAGTCGGCAACGATCACTTTCTGTCCATGCAGCTTCTGCGCACGTTTGACGCGCGTTGCGAGTACCGGATGGGATTCTGCGGTATTGGAACCGATCGAAATGACGAGTTCCGCCTGTGCAATATCGGTAATGCTTCCAGAGTCGCCGCCGTATCCGACTGTACGCCACAGTCCCATCGTAGCAGGGGACTGGCAGTATCTGGAGCAGTTGTCGATATTGTTCGTACCTATGACACCGCGTCCAAGCTTCTGCATCAAGTACGATTCCTCATTGGTACATTTCGAGGATGAGATGAAGGCCAGGGCATCTGACCCCTTCTCTTTTATGGTTTCCTTGAATTTTCCTTCAATGAGATCCAGCGCTTCCTCCCATTCTGCTTCCCTGAAGGCATCGCCTTCACGGATGAGGGGCTTGGTGAGACGTTCTTCACTGTTTACAAAGTCCCAGCCGAATTTCCCCTTGATGCATGTGGAAACTCCGTTTGCAGGTGCTTCCACCTGAGGCTCGACTTTCAGAATCTCGCGTCCTTTCGTCCAGACATCGAATGAGCAGCCGACACCACAGTACGTACACACAGTCTTCGTCTTCTCGATGCGGTCCTCCCTCATCTGCGCTTCAACATCTGATATTGCCATTAGGGATTCGTATCCGGTCTCCACGTTCTTTGTAATATTGACCATCGGCCTGAAGTTCTCTTCTGCCATACTTGTGAGGAATCCGGCTTCGCCTTCCATGCCCACTTCCATCATGGCGTTACATGGGCAGACTGTTGAACAATGTCCGCAGTTGACGCATGAAGATTCGTCGATCGTCGTATCATTATCCCAAATGACACGCGGCTTCTCGAGTTCCCAGTCGATCAGCAGCGTTTCATTCACCTGAAGATCCTGGCAGGCCTCT
This genomic interval carries:
- a CDS encoding DUF488 family protein, translated to MVQMKIYTIGHSSNTKEQFLDMLKMAEIQYVSDVRAFPYSRKYPHFNGDQMKEWLGKEKIEYIHFPMLGGRRGTSGVVGSDLNSGWNNRSFHNYADYTLTEEFKEGIEVLKAQAKEKTTVYMCSERHPARCHRLIISNWLAANDWDVQHIITNSRDDHDVIGHELGKWGAVPIIEADGTVVYPKDI
- a CDS encoding BCCT family transporter; its protein translation is MQAKKSITLVFWLALAFCILFVGVGAIIPESMEASTQYITTLISKNFSWYYLLLILAILFVCIYLLFSRFSSITLGKEGEDPEFSLHSWFAMLFSAGMGIGLVFWTTAEPISHAFSASPIAEPGTQDAIDQAMQFSFFHWGIHAWAVYGIVALVFAYFNFHKGYKGLVSSTLTPLFGEKRMRGPLGILIDVLAVIATVTGVAATLGFGALQINQGFNFLFGVPANFLIQFLIIAVATLLFTWSTWSGINRGIKMLSNFNMVIAVIVLVGLFLVGPTLYILNMFTSSLGSYIANFFDMSLRLPMNDTEAFSWIQGWTIFYWAWWVSWAPFVGIFIARVSKGRTIKEFILGVLFAPTLVCFIFFAVFGASAINLQVEGVADIASYATETATFAMLEQYPLGFILSLLTLVVIAVFFITSADSATYVIGMLTTNGSNLPSGVVKIIWGIILSAFALIMIYTGGTQAIQNLLIIAALPFSLIIIFMIWSLFLALTKDHPRSSSAHGVVHEEDIN
- a CDS encoding ABC transporter permease/substrate-binding protein, which encodes MNTFFETLNARKGELLTTLIEHIQISFIALLIAVIIGVPLGIMLTKTKKLSEIVINIAAVLQTIPSLALLGLMIPLFGIGKVPAIIALIIYALLPILRNTFTGIDEVDDSLVEAARGIGMKPMRRLTKVELPIAMPVIMAGIRTAMVLIIGTATLAALIGAGGLGDLILLGIDRNNTSLIILGAIPAALLAIFFDIALRVIQNLSYKKIIFTLGTILVAMLVISAAPLLTQRDDTITIAGKLGTEPSIITNMYKILIEEETDYSVEVEDGLGKTSFLFNALRSDDIDGYLEFTGTVIGELTKEELDSKEEETVYEQANSSLEEQFDMTLLEPMEYNNTYTLAVKREFAEENNLETIGDLRSIEDEIDPGFTLEFNDREDGWPAIQEAYNLDFDNIRTMEPSLRYQAVEGGDINLVDAYSTDAELRQFDMVILEDDRNVFPPYQGAPLFKESFLDEHPEIVEPLNKLGGMISNEEMQEMNYRVGVEGEDPYVVAEDYLEEAGLIE
- a CDS encoding ABC transporter ATP-binding protein — translated: MIKFKNVTKRYGDKVAVDDVSFEIKEGEIFVLIGPSGCGKTTTLKMINRLIPLSEGYIYFKDRPISDYPVYEMRWDIGYVLQQIALFPHMSIKENIAQVPQMKKWADGDIDERVDELLTMVGLEPDQYKNRVPAELSGGQQQRIGVIRALAADPPVILMDEPFSALDPISRERLQDDLADLQKKIQKTIVFVTHDIQEALKLGDRICLLKEGHVEQIDTPEGFMTNPKNDFVREFIGDLESYRMQQVTVGDIVKDHPALQPGEQVDYPQVSHEASIQDIYKYLSEHEGIIINENGERKVLKHADVFKYLDTSQRGDA
- a CDS encoding DUF1641 domain-containing protein, which produces MAKATKVIHKMKIDPEVKHQQELRELENLLLEHKDTLQDVLDIADKMKDREVLNMVNSALGQSDKVINRIVTAIDESDTPQSMKNMLLMFQLLGTINMEQIEPIVLKFNSGIARAAEYEHEKKPAGYSGLLGALKDPHIIEGLNVLLKIVKGMGEEKEDEERVEPQKDRIENPGKEMDDESSEVGERRSSTSRKNRSASSRSATKWYALAAGAGALAIPLLMKGQRIKNNSPVE
- a CDS encoding 4a-hydroxytetrahydrobiopterin dehydratase — translated: MSDVKSEVEKLDGWTLEEEKISKKYKFAKYLDGIDFTEKISIYAEGVQHHPGITINHTTVTVSWTTFSKKELTEKDIAGAKACENLYRLFDQPKK
- the fdhF gene encoding formate dehydrogenase subunit alpha; protein product: MPDSFEITLNGRKQQAAADKTVLNHLKENNVEPPNLCYHPSLGAIETCDTCIVKVNGEFVRSCSTELNPGDVVETFGEEVHEAQLIAMDRILGNHELYCTVCDFNNGNCEIHNTVKEMRISHQETPHETKGAEVMRNAFYRYDPDQCILCGRCVEACQDLQVNETLLIDWELEKPRVIWDNDTTIDESSCVNCGHCSTVCPCNAMMEVGMEGEAGFLTSMAEENFRPMVNITKNVETGYESLMAISDVEAQMREDRIEKTKTVCTYCGVGCSFDVWTKGREILKVEPQVEAPANGVSTCIKGKFGWDFVNSEERLTKPLIREGDAFREAEWEEALDLIEGKFKETIKEKGSDALAFISSSKCTNEESYLMQKLGRGVIGTNNIDNCSRYCQSPATMGLWRTVGYGGDSGSITDIAQAELVISIGSNTAESHPVLATRVKRAQKLHGQKVIVADLREHELANRADLFVRPAPGSDLIWLSAVTKYIIDQGWHDESFLRDHVNDVEEYFASLDKYTLDYASEVTGMSKEHLIEIATSIHEAKTTSILWAMGVTQHGGGSDTSTAISNLLLVTGNYMKPGAGAYPLRGHNNVQGASDFGSMPDRFPGYQFVSDDEVRARFEEGWGTEIPTSKGLNNHEMVEAIHEGDLEVLYLKGEDMGIVDSNLNHVHSAYEKLKFFVVQDIFFSKTCEYADVVLPASPSLEKDGTFVNTERRFQRLYKVMDPLGDSKPDWQIIMEIANRMGAGWNYTHPSEIMDEAAALTPMFAGVSYDRLEGYDSLQWPVAADGTDTPLLFEKEFPLPGGKARLWPVEWTKPLEFKEEYDLHVNNGRLLEHFHEGNMTYKSEGITERTPEVFLEVSTDLAKERGLEDGTKVRLTSPYGSVKVRCVVTDRVFGNQLYLPMNSNGEGAINYLTSSHSDKDTDTPAYKEVSVKMEVLEPKGDNPLPRINHRNGNRQPQIGVRVEEKWARDDYIFPGDLVKERRANK
- a CDS encoding gluconate 2-dehydrogenase subunit 3 family protein — protein: MADIGEEKQFSRRDFLKTTGVFTGGILGGSLLGGVFMNQSQMLTDDDPEVSEESTSEDEAQNESMEARTFFSRSEDFETLAAATERIYPEDDNGPGAIALGVPYFIDRQMYGFWGQNSQDYSYGPFEPTSDTHGFQAKLNRGEVFLAGLRRLQELSMEEHDTAFADLDGGAQDELLRSFESGDVEIRGVRPETFFSLLRNATIEGVYSDPAYGGNKDMQGWKMIEYPGPRMGWAEDIESEEFMSLDPEGLRSYQGGGI
- a CDS encoding nucleoside deaminase, with the translated sequence MITEKDRKYLKRCIELAREALEKGNAPFGSILVSQNGEVLFEDHNRTSGGDNTQHPEFAIARWTANNMQETDRLHATVYTSGEHCSMCASAHALAGLGRIVYASSTRQLKEWQEEMDAAPGRLKGLSIQEVVNDIEVDGPDEFLSEEVKELQFAYLESQKESR